A region of the Osmia lignaria lignaria isolate PbOS001 chromosome 5, iyOsmLign1, whole genome shotgun sequence genome:
GTGCCAGTGCCAATAGTGCCTACCGAATTGTTCTCTCACCCCCTGACGGTGAGCCCTGTGCCAACAGTACCGGCCGCTGTCCAAGGAAACGTCGCCGCCATGATTCAACCCCTACAGCCGCAAGCCCAGCAACAACCCCAACAGCAAGCATCGACGCAACCTAACAACAATCCTCCGGATCTCGTGCCTTTTCAAATCTGTCCCCATCAAGCTGATATACTGTACAACGACATGGAAACGCCTGCGAATCAACAGCAAAGATCGTCGCAAAATTGAGAACCGGAAGCGAGAGATTAGAAAGAGGAAATTTGATTCGTGTGGGGCTGATGTACGTGAAACAGTTACAGGATGTTAACTGGCTGaccaattttgtaaaaaataatagttTTAACTGTTGGAACTTCGAAgttgaattgaattttatagtatttaatgatgaaagattatattaatttttttttgtaaattgaTCTTAATATTAATGTCTTTCGAGTTAGGATGTCGTGAATTTTCATCTGTTCATTTAATGATTCAtgcattatttaaaatttaagtttTTAATGTTATCACGAGTAGAGGAGCCTCCTTTCCCTATATCGCCAACTGTACACTATCGAGAATTCATATTTCAGTCTTCAGacaatattcataaaatattcgactttatttattgttgataaaatcaaaaataggATTATGGAAAGGACGAATAACGTCACTggtatgtgtatatgtatatacccaTGAAACTGTTGTCTAATATGAATTGAACAAAGTACAGGACGTAAAAGGAGGaatagtattttttaatttatttacaagaGTACAAAAAACTGGAGAAAGCGAAAATTGTATGTTccatatgtaggtacatagagaCAATAATCGATCATTTAAATTCAATGATGTTTATTATAGGAAACGAGTACGGAAACAGGGGATATTCGCAAATTtatagatatatgtatacatatgtatattaatatattttgttgTAAATGTGTAGTGATAGATTTTTGAGCGTACCTATACCCGTGGATGTGAGACCGAAATtggtatattttataattgttataTTGATTATACATGTACATTCCAAGTGAAATcgtgtaaaaattaataaattgttatatattaacaataataagaatacatgattaaaagaaattcaagaaaatattcatACGTGTTACAAATAAAGATTCCTAAACCCAACGAAATATTTTTGCAACTTTTTTAATAATGCTactttgattgaaaattattatttattaaattttaagtaatAACTTCATAAGATGCCAATAGGACGAAAGGAGAAAGAAGTGCGTTCAAGCCGGACTGAAAGCAGGATCCTTGATTGTCATATGGATTGAGCATGCGTGGAGTACAGGAGTCATATTGTTTGCGCATGCGTGGAGTACAGGAGTCATATTGGTTGCGCATGCGCGGAGTACAGGAATCATATTGGTTGCGCATGCGTAGAGTACGGGAGTCATATTGGTTGCGCATGCGCAGAGTTGAATAAAATCTGACAGACACTCAAAAGTCGTGACATAAGCGTGCTAAAacgaaacttttaaaaatatcgctttattatttttaattgaatactaaaatattgaaaaaattaaaaattaaatgtttattaaattagtattaaaGAACTTATGTTTTCTCTGCTggtaaaatattgaatattcaTTTCTATTGCTTTAATTTTTTGAGAGCATCCATAAGAATTTGTACTTCTTGATTTACATTGTAAATGAGGTCCTCGATTTGGTGTTTGCTATCTATTATATTTATGCTCTGAGTGTACGGGTCGTATCTGACCCCGAATTTCCTTGGAATGGTCTCGGAAAATTTGCTGAAAGCAGAAAACTTGTTTCTTAGCAAATTGAACAATTTTATGAACTAGCTGATGCACTGATTTAAAGCCCCTTGTATaccgaataaaaataaaaataataacgttttaaataaaaatgatatcaaTCGGTTTGACGTAATTTCGAAAGTATATATATGCGTTCTTCGAACAAGATCTATGAAACTTTCATTTagcaaaatgtaaaataataattgcgtAACCGGTCGGAATAAAACATGATCTCTGGTACTGATTAATCGAATATCGCAAATAGTGTAATCTGAAAACATACAAATTCGACCAGTTTTACTCACATCATTTTCTGCTTCGCATCTTCGAAGTCTTCAGCAACGAAATACACAGGTTGATATTCAGTTATCGGATACTTTTGCAACGCAGTCTTAGCCGGTTCAAAAGGTCGCAGTTCTGGTTTACCGCTCAAACAATACTCCAGCTCGCCGAAAGACGAGAGTAATCCAGCGCCGTACGCTTTCAGCTCGCCGTTTTGCCGGCAAATACCGTATTCTACCGTGAACCAGAAACACTGGAAGAAAAATTATGCTGTCGAAATTTCCTATCAAAAGACTTCCATATAtcagaaaaagaatatttccaaaaatagcgatggaaaatgaaattaatattagacTGATAAATGCGCTAAAATCTatggaaaatatatatatatgaataaatTACCGTAGCAAGTTTCTCGACATACTCATCTGGTGCCCCAAGGGATGCCAGACCTACGACTTGACAGAACTGAGCGAACGAGGGATCGGCAAACAACGGGACATGACCAAGTATTTCGTGGCATACGTCAGGTTCAGGTGTGTACAGAGGTTTACTACTGTGTCTGATATACTGCGTGGAATGGAACACTCTGAAAGCCAAGCCAGCAAGGAAATCGCGCGAGGAAAGGAGACCAGCCACTGGACGAAGCGTAAAACCTGTagaatctgtaaaaaaaaataaaattatattaaatacaattgtagtgaaattttattcaataataatcCACCTCTTAAGAAATCAGATATATCCTCCAGTTGAGGGATGTTATCTTCCCTGTAGCCACAGTTTTCAATCAGCAAAGGAAACACGTGATTGTGCTCCTTGCAAGCATACTTTGGATAAAGCTTCGTCAGGTTCCGGAAAACCACCCCCCAAGTCTCGATCTCCTCTTTAGTGTACTCCACTCTGGGTATCGGTTGACCGCTGAAACAAAAAATCAGAAGTATTAGTAAACGGTTCCAGGACTTCGTTATTTAATTGAACGAGGAAACTCACTGTTTGTAATGGTAAGCTAGGTCAGCAAAGTACTTGCGCCTTTGTCGGTAAACGGGGTCCGTGAATCCCGGATGGTCGCTATCCAGTTCAGATCCATAAGAGAGGATTTGGTTGGCGAATTTGTCGAGGTCCCTGATCCTTCTCGGGAACCATGGCACGGTTCCCATATTATCTTTATGATTTCTAATCAGAGGATCGAGAATGAAATATTGGAATGTGTCATATCAGTTATTATTCTGATATTCACCTAGATATAATTGAGAAATAGCTGCACTGCTCGCGTAAATTTTCTATCATTGCTCCAAGATTTCCACCGGGCGCACATTCCACCACGAATTCGTACACGTTCGATCGACGAAGCGAGCTTCTCGATTCGATGTGCAATAAATTGACCTCGTGTTGCTGTAAACGAAATCGTTCGATCGAAATTGCAAacgcaaaattattttttggaagTTTCGTTTGGGTCGAGGATCGAATATCAATTTAATCTGTACAATTTTGATAAGGAAACTCACAGCAAATAGTTGAAGATATCTTCCTAATGCTCCAACGGAATCTTCTTCTTTGGGTGAAAAAATCAAACAAGTGCTTTTAGCGGAGTCTGTACCCTCCTTGATGTAGTTTCCTCCATGTACCAATTTGGGCTTTTCAAAATAATgacagaaatatttattttgattaatttgtctcgatctttttatttttaaataattaaaagaaattgaaatcgaCGTTCTATCTATTAAAGTTAGTTTGTCTATAATGATATTTGAGATATAACACAGGAAGACGGTAGATAAATGAGAAAATCCAAGTGAGGGAAGGAGAAGAGAAAGTAGTGAAAAAAGTTACGTTATATAAACGTTTACATTCGATTATGCTCACATGATTTTTCTTCAATCTTAATAAATTCTGTTgaaattacaataaattaattaatctcgTATTCAACCCTCAAATAGCACAGCCGGGTCAATTAGAAATCTTTAAAAtctaaagaattaaaatttattagcaAAATCTACATATGCTAATTTgcgcaatttgaaaaattaaaaaatctttgaatctgaaaattaaaaaagaaagaattcaaGAAACCTAAACTGCTTTGCtaaaatgaatacaatgaaTAAAATCTtccaaaattcataaaattacaATTCTTAGCGAAAGAACATTCCGCAAGTAGGAATTGACATCTTTAAACGGCAAACAATCTCAAGGTAAACCAGAACGATTGAAAACATTTTAGCAAACGTATCAGTACTTTTACGTTCACGAGTACAAGGTGacaaataatatattcataGGAAATACgagttttctatttttttgaatttgaaatatccTTACGTCGTGCATCATGAGCGTAGCTTTGATACGATTCTCGTAGCCGATGTTCATATATACAAATGAAGATTATTTCACACCGTGAAGCTGATAGCCTGAGAGAGACTGTTACAGAAACTACACTTCATTAACCTGTCACGACGTCTACTTTTATAAGACACAAAACACCATCGCGATCCCCTCTTTTATACACTTGTTCACCACATTTTTCTATCTTTCAGTGAAACTGCAAAACGTTTATCGTTAATTCCGTTCAAGCGGAGCTATGCAACAAAAACTCTTCGCCTTCCGATCCCGAGTGTCCTTTTACAAAAATCACACGACAAAGGAAGGGGAGACGCTCACCGATCGTGTAATTTTCGACAGTTTTGCATCATTCTAATTATAATCAACAACGTTGAATACCAAGGTCGATTTCACCCACTGAAATCTGCCTATTtctgatataaatataaatatgttaaaaatgattttatgtaAATTTAGCTTCAACTTCGATAACCGTGAATATTCTATCATTTATTTCCATCCACTGTGTTaggtattaatttcaatttggaaattaataattttttagaattacAAGAATAGATTGAACTTCTATTCCACTTTCTTAGATCATATATTTCAAAGAATGAAATCAGGAAGTTTTACCTAAGAAATCTGGGTAATCACTGGGTAATTCCTGATTAATGTTAAATGCATatttattttgcataataaacGTTTATAGATTATGAAACAGGTCATCAATTATGTAATTGAATCGACTGCAATTACGTTAAAAAAGTATGAAGacacttgggtcgaaaattgatcAATTCAAAAGATATCTCGAGGAGAGACTTGGGCTttccaaatttgaaaatttttttttttgaattttgtacTTCGCTTGATGCCAAATTTTGCATCTTGctattcttaataaaaaagtTCAAGGAGCTTGactcgaaaattgattagttcaaaagatatcccTGGGAGAGACCACCAATCTAtccctgtctctccctaagGTATCTTTTGAACCAATCAATTTTCGACTAATGTGTCATAATACGATTTTATAGAGAATGAAAATACGCTTCGATTGACGTATAAAAAAGTACAtagttccattaaaaaaaatgaagttgaccttgaaatctttgaGGCACCTCCACTTCCGGTACTGGCACGTGTACGGGTATTGCGTCGTGCTCCAATTGGACGCCATTTAATATTTCCTAATAACAACTATTCTATCTTCCACCATTTTAGAGCTATAACTAGGCCCAATTACATGGGACATCCTTTATAGTACTATAAGGCTCATTAATGAATCATGCAATCTTGTCATCAAGTGTTATTACTCTATGTAacttaaaaagaataaaaaataaaaaattgttatattttatatgtagtTCCTTTTTTATACCCTAGTCTCATTACCTTTATTTGAGCCTATAATCATGTACTATCAATAAATAACAGCTcaataaaattatgtaaatgttaagttatgtaatgttattaatattcattcaaCAAAATATGATAGATTGCTActgttgtatataaaataacGTACGAGTATAAGATACCATTATTTcttattacataatttttattactttttcttGTCACttcattattgtaattattattttgactAAGACCACGATAGCTGTCGAACAAGTTCCTCGTTTATTAATTCTTCGCAAACTGGTTTTGCTACTCCTGGatcataaattatattaaactgATGTTTGTATTCATTATTAACTTTGCAAATAATGCTGTAAAATTCCTGAACAACATTCGTGGAGATATATAACcaaaattcgaatttttaatatctcatagcatttaatttctttcaaaattttatttttaatgacagTCATTGATGTAACTAGACAGGTGCCAGTCCTACGCTCTCAAAAATCTGTCCCCTCCACACTTTACCAAAAtttgtcaaaataaaaataagtagcTGCACCGAAATGCAGCACttcatatttttaagaaaaacaaTATTATCACTGATATGATAGCAATATCAATAACCCTATGACGtactgaatttattaaaaacgtTCAGAactacaattttcttttttattcattcaTAATGAAATCTGCCAACGTTGTAAACACTGATCGctaaattaaagtaaatattttaattgattttaacCGATCGACGTCGGACAGTGTTTTTAACTAATTTGGAACTGGACTAATGTTTATCTCTCTTACCTTATCAGGTGGTGAACTATACGATCCATTGTCTTTCGTATCTGTCTGGGCTGCTGGCGTGTTTTTCGCGtacattttgcaaaatattttagttAATACGAATGTGAAAGTGGTCAGGCAACAGTCTCACGATTTTCACAAGCTGAGCGCCTTTATAGGACTGGTTCTGATCGCATTGCGCTGATCAATTTTAATGAGATGCCGCCACAGGTTGATAGAAAATATTCACTGATCGTGTAGAAAATTAACATAGTATACGTTTTAAGAAATAGCATGAAATAGTGGAGGTAATAACATGGAACATCCATTTTGTTATTCCATCTAAGAAATCAACGATTTTGGTGTATCACGTATTAATTTCGATATATCttcattttgttaaaattaattaataaaattaagctTGCAATTACATTAACAGAACAGAATTGTTCTATACGTGATAACTCTATCGACAATTATCAGCGACCATTATTCATTcattgaataatgaaaattttaattaacactatTCATTAGAGCATTAGAccagaaagaggaaagaaagacaAGAACTCTtgtctttcaaatatttattcctcctaattttcctataaattattaaaaagaaattgttaatgTTTCAAGTGACAGGGTACTCGAATAACCCTTTCTTTATACGAAAcagagaatttaaaaatatggcGATATTTGTAAATAACTGTAGTATGAATTATGCCTAACTGTTTACCAAATATGAACGTCAATGAACGTCGAAATACAAATTCGATTGGCCGGTAGGAACAAAAAAAAGACCGTCCTGTTATCAATGCTTGACCCTCAGGCTGTTTCTTCACTGCGATAGGGATGCACGAATGCTGTTAATATCGTTGCCGCAATAACTGGAAGACGCGTTCGTCATTGATAATATAAGCATAATCTTAGCTCAAAGAACGAAATAAACTCGCTAAGCAAATAGATCCAGTGCGAAATTCTATTCGATCATGAAAGCATTGAAGGAGTCTGCTTTCCAAGGAAAAGAGTGCAAACATTGAATAAAGGAAtaattgaagaaagaaaaataggacAAATCAGCTGGATCGTGTCATTGGAGATGTAGCGATGCAGTATCATTTGGCAAGTATTtcgaatttattatttaaccttTTCATTACGATTGTCTTTGTCAGAAACAATACCCGTacgtttttatataaaaaaaaaatgaattttcttcataaaattttatctgGTATAATAGAAAGATAACATTATACCACTATAAGTGTCCATTGAACCCAGTGACCATTTTACCATTTCTGTAATCAGCTATAGTTTTCCATAGTAGCGAAAGAATAACCCGTTAAatcgtttctctcttttttttttttttttttttctaaaacacGTATTATCCAGTATTCATTTTCCTGTACGTTTTTAAcctgaaaagaaatgaaataacgaGTCGAAAagttgtacagtaccgagcacggTAAgtttctctagggaaaatggcgctCTAGGGGAAAAAGGCCCGATCGCTGATTGTGATCCACTATACTGAATCAAACTGATCCTGCATCCGACGTTGAAGGTTAAATGAATGATATTCACGTTACAGGCTCGAGTACCGAACAGTGATCAATCTTACATGGATTCCACTTCTGCTGTGGAAAGAATACGATTCGTCGCTTACACTTGCACCAGCGCATCCTTAACAAACGTCCAAGAAAGATTCTATCGGAATAAAAACGTACAGGGCTCGTATTCGCCGTACGGCTGGAAGAAACGCGTTGGAATAGCTGGTAGAAGAAAATGGCACTCGACTTCCTCGCTGGATGTCTGGGAGGTAAATGACCGATATTCAATGTTTTAGTTTCATCTTATCATTAAAATGGAAACTACGTTCTTCCGCAGGAAGTCATCAGCTTCGTTgatgtacaatttatttatttacaaaatgatGCGTTTCAGGGTTCGCCGGTATTATGGTGGGATATCCTCTGGACACGATCAAGGTCCACATCCAAACCCAGGACTATCGTGCGCCGAAATACAAAGGGAACTTGCATTGTTTCCGGACGATACTCGCGGAGGAATCGGTACACGATTAACTTAGAATAATTagaatatcaaaattattaacACGATTCGTTCCATCAGGTAGCAGGTTTTTACCGAGGCATGTCGTCCCCGGTGGCAGGCGTCGCAGTGGTGAACGCCATCATCTTCGGCGTCTACGGTCAAACTCAACGATGCTTATCTGACCCGGAGTCGTTGCATTCGTACTTCATCGCGGGTGCATTGGCTGGAATCGCTCAGAGCCCGATTAGCTGCCCGATCGAGCTGGCGAAAACTCGCATGCAGTTGCAGAAGACGACAGGTCAATTTTCCGGACCGTTGCAGTGCCTGAAGTATACCTACCAGCACGAAGGTTACCGCGGTGTGTTCAGAGGTTTCAACATCACCCTACTTCGGGAAACACCGAGTTTCGGGATTTATTTCCTAACTTACGAAGCGTTGACCAGGACGTTCAGATCGGAACCGATCTCCACGCCGTATATGCTGCTTGCCGGAGGAATAGCCGGATCCGTGTCCTGGACCATATCTTACCCATTGGACGTGATCAAGTCACGGATACAAGCGATCGATGGACATCGTTACACGGGGATGATCGATTGCCTGAAAAAATCGGTGAAAACGGAAGGGTACGGTTGTTTGTACAGAGGACTCAGTTCGACGATCCTTAGAGCATTTCCGACCAACGCCGTCACCTTCGCCGTGGTCACCTGGACGTTCCGGATGTTCGATAAGGAAGCGAATAGCGCGGTGAAAACGGAGAGCAAGTCGAAAATGGTCGAGTCTATCAAGGAAATGGCGGAGGTCGGGGAAACTTTCCCAGAGAAATGGAACGGTTTTGTGAACAACCTATCTGAAAGCATGATCATCCCAAAATTATGTTACTCGACCATGTCGGTGATGTCGCTGAGCGATTTGAAGTTCTGCACCGCTACTTTTTGTCAGACCGACGAGCGAATGGAAAAGGAGGTTAAGTTTGAAGAGATTCGTAAAAATAAATACTTGAAGGTGGAGGAGAGATTGAAAGGAGGATCGAAGAATGTCGAGGAGAAGAAGGGtgagaagaaaatggaacagaTTGTTTTTGAACAAACGATGAACACCGTGTCCGCGTTCTTCGCCTGATTAATTGAATCTTTGGAATTTCGAAGATCATTTTTTGGTGGGGGAAAATGAAACATAGTATGATTAATAAATTGCAGATGTACATACAGGATGTTTTGTCGTTGCTCAGCATTATTTTAAACATCAATTTTATATCCTAGAGTGATTAAAATTAAGTATATTAATTATCCCTGTATTAATTATTACACGGTTTCATATGAATAGTGCGAATAATGAACTGTCCCAAGAAACTGAATATTTCAGTAATTAATGGTGTTCAATTAGTATAgaatttaattgttaaaataaatctttatcATTAAACATGTACATTGTTATTTCATCCATATTTATCATTGACTGAATACTGCGACTGATCAACTGACAGCTAATTACTAATTTCAACCGTGCTACTACATGAATCTTGCCACGAGAATCCTCATTTGTTAGCAGACAGTCCTAGACTGAACGGCGGACATGTAAGACCTATGTCACAGCCAGAAGCGACATTCACTGTCTTTTAAAATCACAACTAAATAGTTCGTACCATTCTGTCAACCATCTACTCGTCCCACTCCACGTCAATTCTACCTTTAAAATCCTAATCGTACAATCCGGTCTTCAAGTCCGTCCGTCCACGTGTCAGAGAACATTTGACACATCCGAAATTGCAACGCGTATGAATCTCCTTCGCTAGTACCTCACCTTGATTATGTAAATCGTACCTGACAAAATCACGAAAGTTAACACTTGGAACTGCTCATTTGAAGATCAAAGTCGTGAAAATTGCAAGGTTCAGTCGATCGAAAGCATTGACAACCGAGTGAAACCTTAACCTTTTGGACGATTGATAAATTTCTAGTTCTTCGAATACTCTTCGATTCGCAGGTAAGAGACAATCGGAAACGCGTCATtctatgaaaaatataattatgaaACGAAGAAACATTTGTTTCGATAAAATTTTGGATACTTCTATTCTTACGCATTAACCCTAGAACTCTTGCTTAAAATGTTCGAGCCCAGGGCGATTTATAAATCATCGCCCTTTTCCAGTAAGTAGATTTACCTAATTTGGTACGAATGTTTTAAGCGACTTGGAAGTAGGGTTTTAATTAAATAGCAATTTGATTAGAGAACTTTGGTTAGGAAACTCTGAAAATTGGACAACGTGGTTCATCTTTGTCGGGGATTTTTAGAAGAGATCTCAACGAAAACTTGATATGGATGTAGATTCAAACGACAGCGACAAAGAAATCGACTTTTGCGAAACGAACACGCAGCGTTTGATCGCTGAAAGCGGTGGCCGATGCATGAGCACGCAAGCGATGCAATCTCTCTATGATTTTCGACAGAATAATTTACTTTGCGATGCTGTTATAAGACTCGAAGATGGAGGCATTTTTCCGATTCACCGAGCCATTTTGTCGGCGTGTAGTCCGTACTTTaggtacagtaccgagcatggtaaaCTTTTGTAAGGAAAATGGCATTTCAGAGGAAGAGGAATGTtacttaaatttagaaaattttatttaatattaattctattattttaatttcaaaaaattataacaaGTGATGAAGTCTTCTTACCTTACATCGCCTTTTTCTTTAAGAAAGTCTACAATGCTCCTAGGTGTACGTACCACTGATGAAGTAGTTGTACAGCaatctgaaaatgaaaaatttaatcttTAGAACACTGTTCACGACAACGTTGCATTCGCGGGAAAAAACGGACGTATTGTTACCGGGTGTCAGCAGTAACATGATGAATCTCCTTCTGGAGTACGCGTACCTGCGATCCATCAGCATAAATAACGAGAACGTCTATCAGTTGTTGGTCACCGCGGATTATTTGAACGTTCTCGGTGTTCTCGAACTCTGCTGCGAGTACCTGAAGCAAAATCTAGCAGCAGAAAACTGCATCAGCGTCATGAGGTTCGCCCGAGAACACTTTTGCAAGGGGCTGGAGAACAGCACGTATCGTTATGTCATGAGATACTTTGTGCAGGTCATTACGCTTCCACTGCCTCCTCGCAGctgcattcaatattttttaatattctgagattctaaaaatctgaaaatttcagaataggAAAGTTCTaacattccaaaattccagaataggaaagttctaagattccaaaatGCCAGAATTTCAAACTTCCAAAgttctaaattctaaaatttcgaaaattctataattctagatttcagaattccaaaatttaaatattcccaAAATCCTAAGATTTTaagtttctaaaattctaagactctaagattccaaaatttaaaattgatgTGATGGCAGCGTGTTAATTATCCGTTAACGTTAATCAATGAATGTAAATTGCCGACATTTGCATAAATCGTACCGAACGCAGGTAGCTCAGCGAAGCGAGGAAATACTTGAATTACCGATAGAAGAATTGACAGCATTGATCGGTGCTGACGAGCTGAACGTGAAAAGCGAGGACACCGTTTGGGAGCTGGTATTGAAATGGATCGATCACGATCCCCAATCACGAAAAAAATACATAGTCGATCTGATGAAGAACATTCGCCTCGGACTACTGGATACACAATTCTTCTTGGAGAATGTGAAGGATCATCCGTACGTTACTGGAAACGACGCGTGCCGGCCTATTATTATCGAAACCTTAAAATTTTTGTACGATCTCGAGATTATCACGCAAAAAGATGGGGAGATACCCACGCCAAAGATCGCACGACCACGGGTACCCCATGAAATATTGTTCGCCATAGGTGGTTGGAGCGGCAGAAGTCCGACGAACTTCATCGAAACTTACGACACCAGAGCTGATCGATGGGTTAAGGTATATGTTTCtcttttattcctaatataCATTTGGTATTTCACAAAATTCCTACAATTTTTATGCACTTTTACTTCACTCTTCGATATGatttcaaaatatcatttaccaagattttgataattttattttccaaaagaGATGCTTACTGcaatcattgaaaaaaaaaaaaatctttattcCATTTTTACATCCAGTCACTCGACCTGACCATTACGCGATACTACTTCATCACAGAAAATTATTTAGCACCTACTGCTGtccattattattttgaaaggtGGAAGAGGTAGATCCGATCGGACCTCGTGCATATCATAGTACAGCGGTGGTCGGTTTTAACATTTACGTAATCGGTGGTTTCAACGGATCTGATTACTTTAACAGTTGCCGTTGCTTCAACGCTGTCACCAAAGTTTGGAGAGAAATTGCTCCAATGAACGCCAGAAGGTTCAAATTATACCTTATATCATGCAAATTCTTCGCTAAATTTTATATCACAAATATTTCTACTAACAATTCCAGGTGTTACGTTAGCGTCGCAGTACTCAACGATCTGATTTACGCGATGGGAGGATACGATGGGTATTATCGACAAAGCACCGCGGAACGTTATAATTACAAAACTAATCAATGGTCTCTCATTGCGTCGATGAATTGCCAAAGATCGGACGCCAGTGCAACTACTTTAAACGGTACAGAAAATCATCCACGACTGTTATCTATGAATcgatttctaatttatttataacacaGATAAAATTTAT
Encoded here:
- the klhl10 gene encoding kelch-like protein 10 isoform X1 yields the protein MDVDSNDSDKEIDFCETNTQRLIAESGGRCMSTQAMQSLYDFRQNNLLCDAVIRLEDGGIFPIHRAILSACSPYFRTLFTTTLHSREKTDVLLPGVSSNMMNLLLEYAYLRSISINNENVYQLLVTADYLNVLGVLELCCEYLKQNLAAENCISVMRFAREHFCKGLENSTYRYVMRYFVQVAQRSEEILELPIEELTALIGADELNVKSEDTVWELVLKWIDHDPQSRKKYIVDLMKNIRLGLLDTQFFLENVKDHPYVTGNDACRPIIIETLKFLYDLEIITQKDGEIPTPKIARPRVPHEILFAIGGWSGRSPTNFIETYDTRADRWVKVEEVDPIGPRAYHSTAVVGFNIYVIGGFNGSDYFNSCRCFNAVTKVWREIAPMNARRCYVSVAVLNDLIYAMGGYDGYYRQSTAERYNYKTNQWSLIASMNCQRSDASATTLNDKIYITGGFNGHECLNSAEVYDPETNQWTLVAPMRSRRSGVSCIAYHGHVYVIGGFNGISRMCSGEKYNPATNVWTQIPDMYNSRSNFAIGVIDDMIFAIGGFNGVTTIYHVECYDEKTNGWYEATDMNVYRSALSACVIMGLPNVNDYIHKHRERLMEEKRQKLLALEVHRSQHQHQQDQMHQNRENMLNHENISASSSISQANSTSSEPRQN
- the klhl10 gene encoding kelch-like protein 10 isoform X2 produces the protein MDVDSNDSDKEIDFCETNTQRLIAESGGRCMSTQAMQSLYDFRQNNLLCDAVIRLEDGGIFPIHRAILSACSPYFRTLFTTTLHSREKTDVLLPGVSSNMMNLLLEYAYLRSISINNENVYQLLVTADYLNVLGVLELCCEYLKQNLAAENCISVMRFAREHFCKGLENSTYRYVMRYFVQVAQRSEEILELPIEELTALIGADELNVKSEDTVWELVLKWIDHDPQSRKKYIVDLMKNIRLGLLDTQFFLENVKDHPYVTGNDACRPIIIETLKFLYDLEIITQKDGEIPTPKIARPRVPHEILFAIGGWSGRSPTNFIETYDTRADRWVKVEEVDPIGPRAYHSTAVVGFNIYVIGGFNGSDYFNSCRCFNAVTKVWREIAPMNARRCYVSVAVLNDLIYAMGGYDGYYRQSTAERYNYKTNQWSLIASMNCQRSDASATTLNDKIYITGGFNGHECLNSAEVYDPETNQWTLVAPMRSRRSGVSCIAYHGHVYVIGGFNGISRMCSGEKYNPATNVWTQIPDMYNSRSNFAIGVIDDMIFAIGGFNGVTTIYHVECYDEKTNG